One window from the genome of Sesamum indicum cultivar Zhongzhi No. 13 linkage group LG15, S_indicum_v1.0, whole genome shotgun sequence encodes:
- the LOC105178028 gene encoding uncharacterized protein LOC105178028 isoform X3, whose amino-acid sequence MKFSCRCRSPFLHAQLTVTQTRIWLGEVLNARFDEELYISDLLQDGEILFEVSKVVWNLLLTKCMELRHLRHKYGPFGSKKSSGRYRPYSNVDSFLKICKILGLSGIDLFSPSDVVEKKNVRKVCICIRALSKKARSKQLSVPDFDMVINSVAMPTDMVGVIRRSLESSQCTLSSSSSYSSRKGSQMKLKQKNLCAPSNRDDDSSSEDSDEAESRYMGEISFSSAGKINYADGVTSDLENSPESDVKCQCTDEFKHGQRKSASLSKTVQSASLSKTVQSASPQDLMNDHELDQMSSCGIISKKKLNHCVSHVNNEERCNGRNGTADISNINFTLENDDSVVGDSSCVDVGESNYISDYLAFSDLMVHATDGSNTDTLDGENNLFDFFLNVDSQGLTSEKRSFHNGSRRKFSEDEEMEVSSTTSMSSILGRLLNLEFDDQFDEDDSLSTNVYSFESKEHEAEKHYKDSFALSEPPKMEMFETQSDTMPFDSSAAQPEMEPSASTKCDPTSQSKCELSGIESLQGESRDIQINNLGNDLSLEKESEAFRTTVLGPDSDILQFGENHTSVVKSDHLKFSCNNESVEESERSSKQLENINPQVFTTQNTTLVVSDVCKSVSDNDPCLPVKNMNGAHVVNSIQDNITSAAENHSQDKREISLNILPESIPDGRKDTNSQLSPPKPGRKPLLKTVVKGTAIAGVLFLLLHIGRKSKGNNAEETKQYAQGSRYSGSKTSSTKQRTGSVRKGIYPTEKIKL is encoded by the exons ATGAAGTTTTCTTGCAGGTGCAGGTCCCCCTTTTTGCACGCACAACTCACAGTG ACCCAGACAAGAATATGGCTTGGGGAAGTTCTCAACGCAAGATTTGATGAGGAGTTGTATATCTCTGATTTGCTTCAAGATGGGGAGATATT GTTTGAAGTTTCTAAGGTTGTGTGGAATTTGTTGTTGACAAAATGCATGGAGCTTAGACATTTGAGACATAAATATGGGCCATTTGGTTCTAAGAAGAGCAGTGGGAGGTACAGGCCTTACTCCAACGTCGATTCCTTTCTGAAG ATATGCAAAATTCTGGGATTGAGCGGCATTGACCTCTTTTCACCATCAGATGTTGTTGAGAAAAAGAATGTTCGAAAAGTTTGCATTTGCATACGAGCACTCTCAAAGAAAGCCAGGTCGAAGCAACTAAGT GTTCCCGACTTTGATATGGTTATAAACTCAGTAGCCATGCCAACAGATATGGTCGGGGTAATTAGAAGGAGCTTGGAATCATCACAATGCACCCTTTCAAGTTCATCCAGTTACAGTTCACGCAAGGGTTCACAAATGAAGTTGAAACAG AAAAATCTGTGTGCACCATCTAATAGAGATGATGATAGTAGCTCTGAAGATTCGGATGAGGCAGAAAGCAGATATATGGGTGAAATTTCCTTTTCATCGGCAGGCAAGATTAATTATGCCGATGGAGTAACCTCCGACCTAGAAAATTCACCTGAATCAGATGTTAAATGCCAATGTACAGATGAGTTTAAACACGGACAGAGGAAATCAGCTTCTTTATCTAAGACAGTGCAATCAGCTTCTTTATCTAAGACAGTGCAATCAGCTTCTCCACAAGATCTTATGAATGATCATGAGCTCGATCAAATGTCTTCTTGTGGCATCATTTCGAAGAAAAAGTTAAACCACTGTGTTTCACATGTAAATAATGAAGAGAGATGTAACGGCAGAAATGGTACTGCAGACATTTCCAATATCAACTTTACCCTTGAGAATGATGATTCTGTCGTCGGAGACTCTTCATGCGTCGATGTAGGAGAAAGCAATTACATTTCAGATTACTTGGCATTTTCGGATTTAATGGTGCATGCAACTGATGGCAGCAATACTGATACTCTTGATGGAGAAAACAATctatttgatttctttttgaatGTCGATTCTCAAGGACTTACTTCGGAAAAAAGGAGTTTCCACAATGGATCCCGGAGGAAATTTTCCGAGGACGAGGAAATGGAGGTATCTTCCACCACTAGCATGAGCTCCATTTTAGGCCGGCTGCTCAACTTGGAGTTTGACGACCAGTTTGATGAGGATGATTCTTTGAGCACAAATGTTTACTCCTTTGAGTCAAAGGAACATGAGGCAGAAAAGCACTACAAAGATTCATTTGCACTATCTGAACCCCCAAAAATGGAGATGTTTGAAACTCAATCAGACACTATGCCATTTGATTCATCGGCAGCGCAACCTGAAATGGAACCAAGTGCTTCTACTAAGTGTGATCCTACATCTCAGAGCAAATGTGAATTATCTGGTATAGAGTCTCTACAAGGTGAATCACGTGACATTCAAATCAACAATCTTGGAAATGACTTAAGCCTGGAAAAGGAGAGTGAGGCTTTCAGGACAACCGTGCTCGGTCCAGACTCAGATATCTTGCAGTTTGGGGAAAATCATACTTCAGTTGTGAAATCGGACcacttaaaattttcatgcaaCAATGAATCAGTTGAGGAGAGTGAAAGATCCAGCAAACAGCTTGAAAACATCAATCCTCAAGTTTTTACTACTCAAAATACAACTCTGGTTGTTTCAGATGTATGTAAATCTGTTTCAGACAACGATCCTTGCTTGCCCGTTAAGAACATGAATGGAGCTCATGTAGTCAACAGCATTCAAGATAATATTACTTCCGCTGCTGAAAATCATAGTCAG GATAAAAGAGAAATCAGTCTGAATATTCTGCCAGAAAGTATTCCAGATGGAAGGAAAGACACAAATTCTCAATTGTCTCCTCCGAAGCCTGGTCGAAAGCCACTGCTGAAAACGGTTGTCAAAGGCACAGCCATTGCAGGCGTCTTATTTTTACTGCTGCACATCGG CAGAAAAAGCAAAGGGAACAATGCAGAAGAAACCAAGCAGTATGCTCAGGGTTCCAGGTACAGCGGATCAAAGACATCATCCACGAAGCAACGAACAGGAAGTGTGAGGAAAGGGATATATCCAACAGAAAAGATCAAGTTGTGA
- the LOC105178028 gene encoding uncharacterized protein LOC105178028 isoform X1: protein MIDSSPSSAESSFRELDEVFLQTQTRIWLGEVLNARFDEELYISDLLQDGEILFEVSKVVWNLLLTKCMELRHLRHKYGPFGSKKSSGRYRPYSNVDSFLKICKILGLSGIDLFSPSDVVEKKNVRKVCICIRALSKKARSKQLSVPDFDMVINSVAMPTDMVGVIRRSLESSQCTLSSSSSYSSRKGSQMKLKQKNLCAPSNRDDDSSSEDSDEAESRYMGEISFSSAGKINYADGVTSDLENSPESDVKCQCTDEFKHGQRKSASLSKTVQSASLSKTVQSASPQDLMNDHELDQMSSCGIISKKKLNHCVSHVNNEERCNGRNGTADISNINFTLENDDSVVGDSSCVDVGESNYISDYLAFSDLMVHATDGSNTDTLDGENNLFDFFLNVDSQGLTSEKRSFHNGSRRKFSEDEEMEVSSTTSMSSILGRLLNLEFDDQFDEDDSLSTNVYSFESKEHEAEKHYKDSFALSEPPKMEMFETQSDTMPFDSSAAQPEMEPSASTKCDPTSQSKCELSGIESLQGESRDIQINNLGNDLSLEKESEAFRTTVLGPDSDILQFGENHTSVVKSDHLKFSCNNESVEESERSSKQLENINPQVFTTQNTTLVVSDVCKSVSDNDPCLPVKNMNGAHVVNSIQDNITSAAENHSQDKREISLNILPESIPDGRKDTNSQLSPPKPGRKPLLKTVVKGTAIAGVLFLLLHIGRKSKGNNAEETKQYAQGSRYSGSKTSSTKQRTGSVRKGIYPTEKIKL, encoded by the exons CGGGAGCTGGATGAAGTTTTCTTGCAG ACCCAGACAAGAATATGGCTTGGGGAAGTTCTCAACGCAAGATTTGATGAGGAGTTGTATATCTCTGATTTGCTTCAAGATGGGGAGATATT GTTTGAAGTTTCTAAGGTTGTGTGGAATTTGTTGTTGACAAAATGCATGGAGCTTAGACATTTGAGACATAAATATGGGCCATTTGGTTCTAAGAAGAGCAGTGGGAGGTACAGGCCTTACTCCAACGTCGATTCCTTTCTGAAG ATATGCAAAATTCTGGGATTGAGCGGCATTGACCTCTTTTCACCATCAGATGTTGTTGAGAAAAAGAATGTTCGAAAAGTTTGCATTTGCATACGAGCACTCTCAAAGAAAGCCAGGTCGAAGCAACTAAGT GTTCCCGACTTTGATATGGTTATAAACTCAGTAGCCATGCCAACAGATATGGTCGGGGTAATTAGAAGGAGCTTGGAATCATCACAATGCACCCTTTCAAGTTCATCCAGTTACAGTTCACGCAAGGGTTCACAAATGAAGTTGAAACAG AAAAATCTGTGTGCACCATCTAATAGAGATGATGATAGTAGCTCTGAAGATTCGGATGAGGCAGAAAGCAGATATATGGGTGAAATTTCCTTTTCATCGGCAGGCAAGATTAATTATGCCGATGGAGTAACCTCCGACCTAGAAAATTCACCTGAATCAGATGTTAAATGCCAATGTACAGATGAGTTTAAACACGGACAGAGGAAATCAGCTTCTTTATCTAAGACAGTGCAATCAGCTTCTTTATCTAAGACAGTGCAATCAGCTTCTCCACAAGATCTTATGAATGATCATGAGCTCGATCAAATGTCTTCTTGTGGCATCATTTCGAAGAAAAAGTTAAACCACTGTGTTTCACATGTAAATAATGAAGAGAGATGTAACGGCAGAAATGGTACTGCAGACATTTCCAATATCAACTTTACCCTTGAGAATGATGATTCTGTCGTCGGAGACTCTTCATGCGTCGATGTAGGAGAAAGCAATTACATTTCAGATTACTTGGCATTTTCGGATTTAATGGTGCATGCAACTGATGGCAGCAATACTGATACTCTTGATGGAGAAAACAATctatttgatttctttttgaatGTCGATTCTCAAGGACTTACTTCGGAAAAAAGGAGTTTCCACAATGGATCCCGGAGGAAATTTTCCGAGGACGAGGAAATGGAGGTATCTTCCACCACTAGCATGAGCTCCATTTTAGGCCGGCTGCTCAACTTGGAGTTTGACGACCAGTTTGATGAGGATGATTCTTTGAGCACAAATGTTTACTCCTTTGAGTCAAAGGAACATGAGGCAGAAAAGCACTACAAAGATTCATTTGCACTATCTGAACCCCCAAAAATGGAGATGTTTGAAACTCAATCAGACACTATGCCATTTGATTCATCGGCAGCGCAACCTGAAATGGAACCAAGTGCTTCTACTAAGTGTGATCCTACATCTCAGAGCAAATGTGAATTATCTGGTATAGAGTCTCTACAAGGTGAATCACGTGACATTCAAATCAACAATCTTGGAAATGACTTAAGCCTGGAAAAGGAGAGTGAGGCTTTCAGGACAACCGTGCTCGGTCCAGACTCAGATATCTTGCAGTTTGGGGAAAATCATACTTCAGTTGTGAAATCGGACcacttaaaattttcatgcaaCAATGAATCAGTTGAGGAGAGTGAAAGATCCAGCAAACAGCTTGAAAACATCAATCCTCAAGTTTTTACTACTCAAAATACAACTCTGGTTGTTTCAGATGTATGTAAATCTGTTTCAGACAACGATCCTTGCTTGCCCGTTAAGAACATGAATGGAGCTCATGTAGTCAACAGCATTCAAGATAATATTACTTCCGCTGCTGAAAATCATAGTCAG GATAAAAGAGAAATCAGTCTGAATATTCTGCCAGAAAGTATTCCAGATGGAAGGAAAGACACAAATTCTCAATTGTCTCCTCCGAAGCCTGGTCGAAAGCCACTGCTGAAAACGGTTGTCAAAGGCACAGCCATTGCAGGCGTCTTATTTTTACTGCTGCACATCGG CAGAAAAAGCAAAGGGAACAATGCAGAAGAAACCAAGCAGTATGCTCAGGGTTCCAGGTACAGCGGATCAAAGACATCATCCACGAAGCAACGAACAGGAAGTGTGAGGAAAGGGATATATCCAACAGAAAAGATCAAGTTGTGA
- the LOC105178028 gene encoding uncharacterized protein LOC105178028 isoform X2, translating to MIDSSPSSAESSFRELDEVFLQTQTRIWLGEVLNARFDEELYISDLLQDGEILFEVSKVVWNLLLTKCMELRHLRHKYGPFGSKKSSGRYRPYSNVDSFLKICKILGLSGIDLFSPSDVVEKKNVRKVCICIRALSKKARSKQLSVPDFDMVINSVAMPTDMVGVIRRSLESSQCTLSSSSSYSSRKGSQMKLKQKNLCAPSNRDDDSSSEDSDEAESRYMGEISFSSAGKINYADGVTSDLENSPESDVKCQCTDEFKHGQRKSASLSKTVQSASLSKTVQSASPQDLMNDHELDQMSSCGIISKKKLNHCVSHVNNEERCNGRNGTADISNINFTLENDDSVVGDSSCVDVGESNYISDYLAFSDLMVHATDGSNTDTLDGENNLFDFFLNVDSQGLTSEKRSFHNGSRRKFSEDEEMEVSSTTSMSSILGRLLNLEFDDQFDEDDSLSTNVYSFESKEHEAEKHYKDSFALSEPPKMEMFETQSDTMPFDSSAAQPEMEPSASTKCDPTSQSKCELSGIESLQGESRDIQINNLGNDLSLEKESEAFRTTVLGPDSDILQFGENHTSVVKSDHLKFSCNNESVEESERSSKQLENINPQVFTTQNTTLVVSDVCKSVSDNDPCLPVKNMNGAHVVNSIQDNITSAAENHSQDKREISLNILPESIPDGRKDTNSQLSPPKPGRKPLLKTVVKGTAIAGVLFLLLHIGKSKGNNAEETKQYAQGSRYSGSKTSSTKQRTGSVRKGIYPTEKIKL from the exons CGGGAGCTGGATGAAGTTTTCTTGCAG ACCCAGACAAGAATATGGCTTGGGGAAGTTCTCAACGCAAGATTTGATGAGGAGTTGTATATCTCTGATTTGCTTCAAGATGGGGAGATATT GTTTGAAGTTTCTAAGGTTGTGTGGAATTTGTTGTTGACAAAATGCATGGAGCTTAGACATTTGAGACATAAATATGGGCCATTTGGTTCTAAGAAGAGCAGTGGGAGGTACAGGCCTTACTCCAACGTCGATTCCTTTCTGAAG ATATGCAAAATTCTGGGATTGAGCGGCATTGACCTCTTTTCACCATCAGATGTTGTTGAGAAAAAGAATGTTCGAAAAGTTTGCATTTGCATACGAGCACTCTCAAAGAAAGCCAGGTCGAAGCAACTAAGT GTTCCCGACTTTGATATGGTTATAAACTCAGTAGCCATGCCAACAGATATGGTCGGGGTAATTAGAAGGAGCTTGGAATCATCACAATGCACCCTTTCAAGTTCATCCAGTTACAGTTCACGCAAGGGTTCACAAATGAAGTTGAAACAG AAAAATCTGTGTGCACCATCTAATAGAGATGATGATAGTAGCTCTGAAGATTCGGATGAGGCAGAAAGCAGATATATGGGTGAAATTTCCTTTTCATCGGCAGGCAAGATTAATTATGCCGATGGAGTAACCTCCGACCTAGAAAATTCACCTGAATCAGATGTTAAATGCCAATGTACAGATGAGTTTAAACACGGACAGAGGAAATCAGCTTCTTTATCTAAGACAGTGCAATCAGCTTCTTTATCTAAGACAGTGCAATCAGCTTCTCCACAAGATCTTATGAATGATCATGAGCTCGATCAAATGTCTTCTTGTGGCATCATTTCGAAGAAAAAGTTAAACCACTGTGTTTCACATGTAAATAATGAAGAGAGATGTAACGGCAGAAATGGTACTGCAGACATTTCCAATATCAACTTTACCCTTGAGAATGATGATTCTGTCGTCGGAGACTCTTCATGCGTCGATGTAGGAGAAAGCAATTACATTTCAGATTACTTGGCATTTTCGGATTTAATGGTGCATGCAACTGATGGCAGCAATACTGATACTCTTGATGGAGAAAACAATctatttgatttctttttgaatGTCGATTCTCAAGGACTTACTTCGGAAAAAAGGAGTTTCCACAATGGATCCCGGAGGAAATTTTCCGAGGACGAGGAAATGGAGGTATCTTCCACCACTAGCATGAGCTCCATTTTAGGCCGGCTGCTCAACTTGGAGTTTGACGACCAGTTTGATGAGGATGATTCTTTGAGCACAAATGTTTACTCCTTTGAGTCAAAGGAACATGAGGCAGAAAAGCACTACAAAGATTCATTTGCACTATCTGAACCCCCAAAAATGGAGATGTTTGAAACTCAATCAGACACTATGCCATTTGATTCATCGGCAGCGCAACCTGAAATGGAACCAAGTGCTTCTACTAAGTGTGATCCTACATCTCAGAGCAAATGTGAATTATCTGGTATAGAGTCTCTACAAGGTGAATCACGTGACATTCAAATCAACAATCTTGGAAATGACTTAAGCCTGGAAAAGGAGAGTGAGGCTTTCAGGACAACCGTGCTCGGTCCAGACTCAGATATCTTGCAGTTTGGGGAAAATCATACTTCAGTTGTGAAATCGGACcacttaaaattttcatgcaaCAATGAATCAGTTGAGGAGAGTGAAAGATCCAGCAAACAGCTTGAAAACATCAATCCTCAAGTTTTTACTACTCAAAATACAACTCTGGTTGTTTCAGATGTATGTAAATCTGTTTCAGACAACGATCCTTGCTTGCCCGTTAAGAACATGAATGGAGCTCATGTAGTCAACAGCATTCAAGATAATATTACTTCCGCTGCTGAAAATCATAGTCAG GATAAAAGAGAAATCAGTCTGAATATTCTGCCAGAAAGTATTCCAGATGGAAGGAAAGACACAAATTCTCAATTGTCTCCTCCGAAGCCTGGTCGAAAGCCACTGCTGAAAACGGTTGTCAAAGGCACAGCCATTGCAGGCGTCTTATTTTTACTGCTGCACATCGG AAAAAGCAAAGGGAACAATGCAGAAGAAACCAAGCAGTATGCTCAGGGTTCCAGGTACAGCGGATCAAAGACATCATCCACGAAGCAACGAACAGGAAGTGTGAGGAAAGGGATATATCCAACAGAAAAGATCAAGTTGTGA
- the LOC105178029 gene encoding E3 ubiquitin ligase BIG BROTHER, whose translation MTMEEERRKRTRRTTLDQLHEERNSVLERIESESEGQTSGSDHSDDDFEYSDDEYFSYAGIQSSGLDFSDDEYDYECYQEIEEDDVDPDELSYEELIALGEMVGVENIGLPEAEINKHLQPFTCHSTTNLIIDRCVICQVEYEEGEEVVSIQCEHLYHRDCITKWLQIKKICPICNNEVSSTETS comes from the exons ATGACAATGGAGGAGGAACGAAGGAAACGTACAAGACGAACAACCTTAGACCAACTTCatgag gaGAGAAATTCGGTGCTAGAAAGGATTGAAAGTGAAAGCGAGGGCCAAACCAGCGGTTCTGATCACTCCgatgatgattttgagtaCAGTGACGATGAATATTTTTCCTACGCTGGCATTCAAAGTT CTGGACTAGATTTCTCTGATGATGAGTATGATTATGAATGTTATCag GAAATAGAAGAAGATGATGTCGACCCAGACGAATTATCATACGAg GAGTTGATTGCTCTTGGGGAGATGGTGGGAGTGGAGAACATTGGATTGCCAGAAGCTGAAATCAACAAACATTTGCAGCCATTTACATGTCATTCTACCACCAATTTGATTATCGATAG GTGTGTAATATGTCAAGTGGAGTATGAAGAAGGGGAAGAGGTAGTTTCAATACAATGTGAACATCTATACCACAGGGATTGCATAACCAAATGGCTTCAAATTAAGAAG ATTTGCCCAATATGCAACAACGAGGTCTCATCTACAGAAACATCCTAA
- the LOC105178030 gene encoding ribulose bisphosphate carboxylase small chain, chloroplastic-like, producing MASSVISSTAAVAVRASPAQASMVAPFTGLKSTSGLPVARKSNDITSLTSNGGRVQCIQVWPTQGKKKFETLSYLPDLTREQLASEIDYLIRSKWIPCVEFELEHGFVYRENHRSPGYYDGRYWTMWKLPMYGCTDSAQVLLEVDEAVRAHPDAFVRIIGFDNVRQVQCISFIAYKPPGY from the exons ATGGCATCCTCTGTGATTTCCTCGACCGCTGCGGTCGCCGTCCGTGCCAGCCCTGCCCAGGCTAGCATGGTCGCACCGTTCACTGGCCTCAAGTCAACTTCTGGCCTTCCCGTCGCTAGGAAGTCCAACGACATTACTTCTCTCACTAGCAATGGGGGAAGAGTGCAGTGCATTCAG GTGTGGCCCACACAAGGAAAGAAGAAGTTTGAGACTCTTTCCTACCTTCCTGACCTGACCAGAGAGCAGTTGGCTTCAGAAATTGACTACCTTATCCGCTCCAAATGGATTCCTTGCGtcgagttcgagctcgag CACGGATTTGTGTACCGTGAAAACCACAGGTCACCAGGGTACTACGACGGACGTTACTGGACAATGTGGAAGTTGCCCATGTACGGGTGCACTGACTCCGCCCAAGTGTTGCTGGAGGTTGACGAGGCTGTAAGGGCACACCCTGACGCCTTCGTTAGAATCATTGGATTCGACAACGTGCGCCAAGTCCAGTGCATCAGTTTCATTGCCTACAAGCCACCGGGCTACTAA
- the LOC105178031 gene encoding ribulose bisphosphate carboxylase small chain, chloroplastic-like produces MASSVISSTAAVAARASPAQASMVAPFTGLKSTSGLPVARKSNDITSVASNGGRVQCIQVWPTQGKKKFETLSYLPDLTREQLASEIDYLIRSKWIPCVEFELEHGFVYRENHRSPGYYDGRYWTMWKLPMYGCTDSAQVLLEVDEAVRAHPDAFVRIIGFDNVRQVQCISFIAYKPPGY; encoded by the exons ATGGCATCCTCTGTGATTTCCTCAACCGCCGCGGTCGCCGCCCGTGCCAGCCCTGCCCAGGCTAGCATGGTCGCACCGTTCACTGGTCTCAAGTCGACTTCTGGCCTTCCCGTCGCTAGGAAGTCCAACGACATTACTTCTGTTGCTAGCAACGGGGGAAGAGTGCAGTGCATACAG GTGTGGCCCACACAAGGGAAGAAGAAGTTTGAGACTCTTTCCTACCTTCCTGACCTAACCAGAGAGCAGTTGGCTTCGGAAATTGACTACCTTATCCGCTCCAAATGGATTCCTTGCGtcgagttcgagctcgag caCGGATTTGTGTACCGTGAAAACCACAGGTCACCAGGGTACTACGACGGACGTTACTGGACAATGTGGAAGTTGCCCATGTACGGGTGCACTGACTCCGCCCAAGTGTTGCTGGAGGTTGACGAGGCTGTAAGGGCACACCCTGACGCCTTCGTTAGAATCATTGGATTCGACAACGTGCGCCAAGTTCAGTGCATCAGTTTCATTGCCTACAAGCCACCAGGCTACTAA